TGGCGACGGGATCGTCGCCATCGGTGGTCGGTTTGGCTACCGGCAGGTCTTCGGTGACCACGACGGACGCCGCCGGAACGCTTTCACCCGCTGGAACGTCGTCCTGAGCAGAAGCTAACGACACCAGGAACAGAGGTAAGATGAAGGCAAAGGTGCAACGACGTCGACGCATGATTATCTCCCAGCAAGGGCTTTTGAGTTCGATTTAGTAGAACTCTAGATTAATCAACCACGTCTAATTGGCACGCGAAACCGCTACAAAAGGAGTTCTTTTTATAGCCTGCTTCGCTTCGACCGAACGACCGATCCAATCGTGTTATGCATCGGTCGGTGGATTGCCCGGCGAAACATTGCCGGGACCGTTCAGCGACGGAGCGTCCATCAGGTCGCGGTCGCTGGGGCTATCGATTTTCGAACCTTCCGCCGGGGCATCCGTTGCAGGATCCACCGTCGGTTCGGGGCTGTCCACCTCTTCGATCGCTTCCAGATCGGTTTCTACTTTGTGCGATTTGACTCCAGCCTTCTCCTCGACGCTGTTGACTGTCACCTCTTCAGTCAGGATCGACATCGACGTTTCAGTTGTTGGACTCGATACGATTGCGGCACTGTAAGGATCGTAGTAGGTCAACGGCACGCGTTGCATCACCTGACGTGGCACCATCCGCGTTGTTGTATAAGGGACATAGCGGGCCGTGGTTTGTGGGACGCGGATTTTCTTGACAACCGTTTGTGTCTTGTAAACCTTGACCGGCACTTGTTCCACGCGGGTCTCGTAAGTCATCCGTTGAGTCTGAACGGGAACGCGGCGAACGTGTTCCTCAGGAACCATCTTGTAGCTTTGAACCGGAACCTGGTGCTTGGTGTACTCGGTGACTGGACGGCTCACTTGATACGGAATCTTGCGGACCTCGGTCGTCGGTTGCATCGTCGTCACTTGAATCGGCACGTTTTGCGTGACAACTTCGCTTTGCATCCGCGTGACTTGGATCGGGCGTTGCTGTTGGACAACCTGCGGGACCATCGTCGTTTGTTGGTATTGCTGTGTGACGTAATTCGGACGATAGGTCATTTGAGTTTGAACTGTCGCTGGCGTCGCGTAGGGAACCGCTTGGTAGGCACCGCGGCGAGTCGCAAAGACGCCGAAGGGTCCGGGTTGATAGTAGGCAGCGGGATTCCATTGTGCGGCATATCCAACCGTGCCAGGTTGGACGTATTGCTGGGCGACGTAGCCCCCTTGGTCGACAACCTGCTGTTGAACCGTCGTCACGGGACGGAAAGTCGTGACGTTTTCGGTCTGATATTGCGTTTCGACAACCGGGCGTTGAACAATCTGCTGTTGCTGCTGGTACTGTGTCGTCACAACAGGACGATAGGTTGTCACTTGTTCTTCACGCTCTGCGGTTTCGGTGACGTACCGTGTCTGGGCCCGCATCTCTTCGCGATAGCTAGTTTCGAGCACGGGTTTCATGACCGTGTAGCGATCCTCGCGATAGGTCGTCTCCACGATCGGCTTGGCGACCCGGTAGGTCCGCTGTTCCATCTTCGTTTCGACGACCGGTTTCTCTTCGGTGATCTCCCGCTCGACGTAATTGGTCTCATAAACCAAGCGGTAGTTCGTCACCTTCTGCTCTTCGTAGACGGTTTCGCATTGCATCCGGTAGGCAGGACGGAAACAGCACTCATCTTGAGCTTCGACCGCCACTGGCACAGAGACTGCGGTGCAGAGCGATACAAGGGCGATGATGTTTTTTTTGTGCGACATAACAAATCCGACCGCGGCGATTCGTGACTTAAAAGATTGATAGCGATTTCAAGTGGACCAAGGTCAATATGCACATTGCGTGCGAGAGACCTCTTTAGTGTGTCCAACAGGTATTCAATATGCAAATCATTACTTGCTGAACTGCAGAGGCAAATCCGCAATGCATAAGTAGTTACGATTTTCAAAAAAAATTAAAGTCCAAGCCGCCCCCTGTCGACAGCCTTTTCGTCAATGTTTCGCTATCTCCACCAGCTTGTTTCACCGACGATACAACCGTTGCATTTTCGCATCATTTCACGGACATCGGCCCCCGGATCCCGTTCGCCAACCGCGGGGGGATAGAAACTAACTCCAATCGCCGGTTGAATGGCAGGATTCGGACAGCAGTTCCCACGCAATACACCACCTCTAGCGACCTACCCCCATGCAGTTACTCGATCGATCATTGACCGACAGTGCCGAAAACCTGGCGCTCGACGAAGCTTTGCTCGAAATGGCCGAAGCGGCCGACAGCCAACGCGACAGCGAAATCCTACGGCTCTGGAAATTCGACAGCCCCGTCGTTGTCGTCGGACGTGCGTCGAAGATCGCCGACGAAGTCAACCGCGAGTTTTGCGACCAGGTCTCGATCCCAATCCTGCGACGGTGCAGCGGCGGCACCTCGGTCACCGTGGGCCCCGGATGCCTACTCTATTCGTTGATCCTCAACACCGACCTCCGCCCCGAATTAAAGGACCTCGATCGAGTCCACCAGTTTGTGATGCAAACGATCTGCGAGGCGGTCGGCAGCCTGCTGGGCCGGGTGAAATTCCAAGGAACGTGCGACCTGACATGGCAAAATCGCAAGTTCTCCGGCAACAGCTTGCGAGTCGCTCGCCGACATGTGCTCTATCACGGCACACTGCTGTACGATTTCCCGATCGAATTGGTGCAAAACACCCTCCGCGTCCCCCCTCGCCAACCCGACTATCGCGAAGGGCGATCGCACGACCAGTTCGTTATCAACCTGCCGCTGGGCGAACAGCAACTGCGAAACGCCCTGGCGAAAGCCTTTGCAGCCCATACGAACATGCAACAATGGCCCGTAGAACGTGTCCATCAATTAGTGGAATCGCGTTACGGAAAGCCCGAGTGGAATTTCCGGCATTAGATTTGCATAGCCTGCATTCGAGCAAA
Above is a genomic segment from Rosistilla ulvae containing:
- a CDS encoding lipoate--protein ligase family protein, whose product is MQLLDRSLTDSAENLALDEALLEMAEAADSQRDSEILRLWKFDSPVVVVGRASKIADEVNREFCDQVSIPILRRCSGGTSVTVGPGCLLYSLILNTDLRPELKDLDRVHQFVMQTICEAVGSLLGRVKFQGTCDLTWQNRKFSGNSLRVARRHVLYHGTLLYDFPIELVQNTLRVPPRQPDYREGRSHDQFVINLPLGEQQLRNALAKAFAAHTNMQQWPVERVHQLVESRYGKPEWNFRH